One stretch of Amycolatopsis sp. NBC_00345 DNA includes these proteins:
- a CDS encoding 2'-5' RNA ligase family protein gives MRLFSALLPPADVAAAVAQALGDGDPALRWAEPAGWHVTLAFYGEADVAERTSYLSAALAGRPPVEVRLGAAGTFPGVLWLEAMGDGLAELAHAVGAEAGRPYRPHLTLARFPRERGPGEWPRRLAGFAGRAWTAGRVVLMASDGRPYREVAAFPLHRA, from the coding sequence GTGCGGCTGTTCTCCGCGCTGCTGCCGCCGGCCGACGTCGCCGCCGCGGTGGCGCAAGCCCTCGGTGACGGTGATCCCGCGCTGCGCTGGGCCGAGCCCGCGGGCTGGCACGTGACGCTCGCGTTCTACGGCGAGGCCGACGTCGCCGAACGCACCTCCTACCTGAGCGCCGCGCTGGCCGGACGGCCGCCGGTCGAGGTCCGGCTCGGCGCCGCGGGAACTTTTCCGGGCGTCCTGTGGTTGGAAGCCATGGGAGACGGCCTCGCCGAGCTCGCGCATGCTGTGGGCGCGGAGGCCGGCCGTCCTTATCGCCCGCACCTCACCCTCGCCCGGTTCCCGCGCGAACGCGGTCCGGGGGAGTGGCCGCGGCGGCTCGCCGGGTTCGCCGGCCGGGCCTGGACCGCCGGGCGCGTGGTGCTGATGGCGAGCGACGGCCGCCCGTACCGCGAGGTCGCGGCGTTCCCCCTGCACCGCGCCTGA
- a CDS encoding helix-turn-helix transcriptional regulator, translating into MEDHKIVQRNVALQREWYGEPLGDRVRRLVVAFDVSQAFLAEVLGISAPMLSQVMSGRRAKIGNPVVLARMIMLERKILVPEVAAGNRDAMQSALEDVRDARPTVGRDNIPLGSDDKTVLAALRELAEEEDLAEAAKRLDEDFPAIADLLRRAGASH; encoded by the coding sequence GTGGAGGACCACAAGATCGTTCAGCGGAACGTGGCGCTGCAGCGGGAGTGGTACGGGGAGCCGCTCGGTGACCGCGTGCGCAGGCTGGTGGTGGCCTTCGACGTCTCCCAGGCTTTCCTCGCCGAGGTGCTCGGCATCAGCGCGCCGATGCTCAGCCAGGTGATGAGCGGGCGGCGCGCGAAGATCGGCAACCCCGTGGTGCTCGCCCGGATGATCATGCTCGAGCGCAAGATCCTCGTGCCGGAGGTCGCGGCCGGAAACCGCGACGCGATGCAGTCGGCGCTGGAGGACGTGCGCGACGCGCGGCCCACTGTCGGCCGCGACAACATCCCGCTCGGCTCCGACGACAAGACAGTGCTCGCCGCGCTGCGCGAACTGGCCGAGGAAGAGGACCTGGCGGAGGCGGCCAAACGCCTCGACGAGGACTTCCCGGCGATCGCCGACCTGCTGCGCCGCGCCGGGGCGAGCCATTAG
- a CDS encoding bifunctional riboflavin kinase/FAD synthetase, with amino-acid sequence MQRWRGLGDLPGGWGRCVVTIGVFDGVHRGHQALIARTVRAAAERGLPSVVLTFDPHPSEVLRPGSHPAQLTTLRRKAELVEGLGVDAFAVLPFTLELSKLSAPEFVHEVLVDRLHTAAVVVGDNFTFGHKAAGNVALLRELGQRFGFVAYGAELQGRSLTEGDRAANDITFSSTYIRSCIDAGDVVAAADALGRPHRLEGIVVRGDRRGHDLGYPTANLSTPRFAAVPADGVYTAWFTRSSDPGRRLRAAVSVGTNPTFSGRERTVEAFVLDVDEDFYGQHVALDFVTRLRDQVRFPRSEDLVTQIDDDVARTRKELATGG; translated from the coding sequence GTGCAGCGGTGGCGTGGCCTGGGAGACCTCCCCGGCGGCTGGGGACGGTGCGTGGTCACCATCGGCGTGTTCGACGGCGTGCACCGCGGGCACCAGGCGCTCATCGCGCGCACGGTACGGGCGGCGGCCGAGCGCGGCCTGCCGAGCGTGGTGCTGACCTTCGACCCGCACCCGTCCGAGGTGCTGCGCCCGGGCAGCCACCCCGCGCAGCTGACCACCTTGCGGCGCAAGGCCGAGCTGGTCGAAGGCCTCGGCGTCGACGCGTTCGCCGTGCTGCCGTTCACCCTCGAGCTGTCGAAGCTGAGCGCGCCCGAGTTCGTGCACGAGGTGCTGGTGGACCGGCTGCACACGGCGGCCGTGGTGGTGGGCGACAACTTCACCTTCGGGCACAAGGCGGCGGGCAACGTCGCGCTGCTGCGCGAGCTCGGCCAGCGGTTCGGTTTCGTCGCCTACGGCGCGGAACTGCAGGGCCGCTCGCTCACCGAGGGCGACCGCGCCGCCAACGACATCACCTTCTCCTCCACCTACATCCGCTCCTGCATCGACGCCGGCGACGTGGTGGCGGCGGCCGACGCGCTCGGCCGGCCGCACCGGCTGGAGGGCATCGTCGTCCGCGGCGACCGCCGGGGCCACGACCTCGGCTACCCGACGGCGAACCTGTCCACGCCGCGGTTCGCCGCCGTGCCCGCGGACGGTGTGTACACCGCGTGGTTCACGCGCTCGTCGGACCCGGGACGGCGGCTGCGCGCGGCCGTCTCGGTGGGCACGAACCCGACGTTCTCCGGCCGCGAGCGCACCGTCGAGGCGTTTGTGCTCGACGTCGACGAGGACTTCTACGGCCAGCACGTGGCGCTCGACTTCGTCACCCGGTTGCGCGACCAGGTGCGCTTCCCCCGGTCCGAGGACCTGGTCACGCAGATCGACGACGACGTGGCCCGCACCCGGAAAGAACTGGCCACCGGCGGCTGA